From Myxococcales bacterium, the proteins below share one genomic window:
- a CDS encoding amino acid permease has translation MSEGPGGTPSEGTTDDAELAKLGYGQELLRAMGGFSTFALSFSIISILTGILTTFGDALGPGGPRGLGLGWPLASVGTLIVALALAELSSAFPTAGALYHWASLLGGPFPGFLTAQMNLVGQFAIVAAIDLGFARELGALLGLPPLPLFVATLALHAAINVASTRAVAKLNDLSAVVHIAGAVLIVGALFAFAELRPVSFLLEGGTNRDDGNEPTGFANALILSFFTFTGYDASAHVAEETHDPARRSPLGILSAVIVSAVFGYLLAATLTLSIRDLPGARADDHAALFVLRGALGPSGGALGMGVALVAMWFCGLSSLTSASRTLYAFARDGGVPFSSFISKVSARMTPIGAIVTSAGVSLLFVLVSSALHTRVFAFSVQVATMGLYVSYGLPVALSGYARARGALTKRGPFHLGRASVPIAFGASVYCAFVIVVASLPPNVTAGGVLLAVAALLTAVWLVRVRHTFRGPKVRLADLEPPRA, from the coding sequence ATGTCCGAGGGGCCAGGCGGCACGCCCTCCGAGGGAACGACCGACGACGCCGAGCTCGCGAAGCTCGGATACGGGCAGGAGCTGCTCCGCGCCATGGGCGGTTTCTCCACGTTCGCCCTGTCGTTTTCGATCATCAGCATCCTCACGGGGATCCTGACGACCTTCGGTGACGCCTTGGGTCCCGGCGGTCCGCGGGGGCTCGGGCTCGGATGGCCGCTCGCCTCGGTCGGCACGTTGATCGTGGCCCTCGCGCTCGCCGAGCTCTCGAGCGCGTTCCCGACGGCCGGCGCGCTCTACCACTGGGCCTCGCTCCTCGGGGGGCCGTTCCCGGGCTTCCTCACGGCGCAGATGAACCTCGTGGGGCAGTTCGCGATCGTCGCGGCCATCGACCTCGGCTTCGCGCGTGAGCTCGGCGCGCTCCTCGGGCTCCCTCCCCTGCCCCTCTTCGTCGCCACGCTCGCCCTCCACGCGGCGATCAACGTCGCTTCGACGCGCGCGGTCGCCAAGCTGAACGACCTCTCGGCCGTGGTCCACATCGCGGGCGCGGTCCTGATCGTCGGCGCGCTCTTCGCCTTCGCCGAGCTGCGGCCGGTCTCGTTCCTCCTTGAGGGCGGCACGAACCGAGACGACGGAAACGAGCCCACAGGCTTCGCCAACGCGCTCATCCTGAGCTTCTTCACATTCACCGGCTACGACGCGTCCGCCCACGTCGCCGAGGAGACGCACGACCCCGCGCGCCGCTCCCCGCTCGGGATCCTGTCCGCCGTGATCGTGAGCGCCGTCTTCGGCTACCTCTTGGCCGCGACCCTCACGCTCTCCATCCGGGATCTGCCCGGCGCGCGCGCCGACGATCACGCCGCCCTCTTCGTGCTGCGGGGCGCGCTCGGGCCTTCCGGAGGGGCGCTCGGGATGGGGGTCGCCCTCGTCGCCATGTGGTTCTGCGGGCTCTCGAGCCTCACGAGCGCGTCGCGCACCCTCTACGCCTTCGCGAGGGACGGCGGAGTACCATTTTCATCATTCATTTCGAAGGTTTCCGCACGAATGACGCCCATCGGGGCGATCGTGACCTCGGCAGGCGTCTCCCTCCTGTTCGTGCTCGTCTCGTCCGCGCTTCATACCCGCGTGTTCGCGTTCTCGGTGCAGGTGGCCACGATGGGGCTCTACGTGAGCTACGGGCTCCCCGTCGCCCTCTCGGGTTACGCACGCGCCCGCGGAGCGCTCACGAAGCGTGGGCCGTTCCACCTCGGCCGAGCGAGCGTGCCCATCGCGTTCGGGGCAAGCGTCTACTGCGCCTTCGTGATCGTGGTGGCGTCGCTCCCGCCGAACGTGACCGCGGGCGGCGTGCTGCTCGCGGTCGCGGCGCTCTTGACCGCGGTCTGGCTCGTGCGCGTGCGGCACACCTTCCGCGGACCGAAGGTGCGCCTCGCGGACCTCGAGCCCCCTCGGGCCTGA
- the grxD gene encoding Grx4 family monothiol glutaredoxin, with product MDVQAHIASLIAQHKVLLFMKGSKSFPQCGFSSRVVDVLKREGVPFETVNVLADPVIRQGIKEFSNWPTIPQLYVGGKFLGGCDIVTEMHASGELAKELAPYKTAS from the coding sequence ATGGACGTTCAAGCGCACATCGCGAGCCTCATCGCCCAGCACAAGGTCCTTCTGTTCATGAAGGGCTCGAAATCGTTTCCTCAGTGCGGCTTCTCGAGCCGGGTCGTCGACGTGCTCAAGCGCGAGGGCGTGCCGTTCGAGACCGTCAACGTGCTCGCCGACCCGGTCATCCGCCAAGGCATCAAGGAGTTCTCGAACTGGCCCACGATCCCGCAGCTCTACGTGGGTGGGAAGTTCCTCGGCGGGTGCGACATCGTGACGGAGATGCACGCCTCCGGAGAGCTCGCCAAGGAGCTCGCCCCGTACAAAACCGCGAGCTAG
- a CDS encoding class I SAM-dependent methyltransferase, translated as MSNPKVFPDFDDRWILHLSDDLVVVDKPPGVPTQAPSPDEPDDLVVRLGRYLDERGLGTYLGVHQRLDRDTSGVMVLTRRKEANAELSRLFEGRGVEKAYVALARAGLGKRTLSDELDKGEGGTMIVVGRGRGKLAVTHVNEKQGAAGRARYDLRLETGRTHQARAQLAHARAPIAGDRLYAGPLAPRLMLHAATLVLPLPGAAPLRFSAPLPRAFERWLRRGHMGRAVYDDGEALADALEVAKNLRFSLGRSESTTCFRLVNEGGDALPHLAVDVYGEHAVVQLYDDGEGLWEERSRVDRVLDAVSQMGFAGVYLKNRPRQANVLVDTRRDELAPKVASRGADAADPLVVLEEGVPFAVRLGDGLSTGIFLDQRRNRRLLRATAEGARVLNLFSYTCGFSIAAALGGAKETVSVDASLAALERGREGLRLASAPPEGQHKLVGDDAFSYLERAKKRGEVFDVVVLDPPSYSTSKKRRFVAEQHYGELAEKALSVLAPGGRLFASTNHRGISRAKLRRMLFAAAEAAARPVAQIKDLPHGSDHPPEPGAEPNMKAMLVTLARPGEAVKTAPPKSPKTIGNRARGGRPEKKRRPV; from the coding sequence GTGTCGAACCCCAAGGTTTTTCCCGATTTCGACGATAGGTGGATTCTGCACCTTTCGGACGACCTCGTCGTCGTCGACAAGCCCCCGGGCGTTCCGACGCAGGCCCCGAGCCCCGACGAGCCCGACGACCTCGTGGTTCGGCTCGGGAGATACCTCGACGAGCGCGGCCTCGGCACCTACCTCGGCGTCCACCAGCGCCTCGATCGGGACACGAGCGGCGTCATGGTGCTCACGAGGCGCAAGGAGGCGAACGCCGAGCTCTCGCGCCTCTTCGAGGGTCGCGGCGTCGAGAAGGCGTACGTGGCGCTCGCGCGCGCGGGTCTCGGCAAGCGCACGCTCTCCGACGAGCTCGACAAGGGGGAAGGCGGCACGATGATCGTGGTCGGGCGCGGGCGCGGAAAGCTCGCCGTCACCCACGTGAACGAGAAACAGGGGGCCGCTGGGCGCGCGCGCTACGACCTACGGCTCGAGACGGGGAGGACTCACCAGGCGAGGGCTCAGCTGGCCCACGCCCGGGCCCCCATCGCCGGGGACCGGCTCTACGCAGGGCCCTTGGCGCCCCGGCTCATGCTCCACGCTGCGACGCTCGTCTTGCCCCTCCCGGGCGCAGCTCCCCTCCGGTTCTCGGCGCCCCTCCCGCGCGCGTTCGAGCGCTGGCTTCGGCGAGGGCACATGGGGCGCGCCGTCTACGACGACGGCGAGGCCTTGGCGGACGCGCTCGAGGTGGCGAAAAACCTTCGATTTTCGCTCGGTCGGAGCGAGTCGACCACGTGCTTTCGCCTGGTCAACGAGGGGGGCGACGCGCTCCCGCACCTCGCCGTCGACGTGTACGGCGAGCACGCCGTCGTCCAGCTCTACGACGACGGCGAGGGCCTATGGGAGGAGCGGAGCCGCGTCGATCGCGTGCTCGACGCCGTGAGCCAGATGGGCTTCGCCGGCGTCTACCTGAAGAACCGACCCCGCCAAGCGAACGTGCTCGTCGACACCCGTCGCGACGAGCTCGCCCCCAAGGTAGCCTCGCGGGGCGCCGACGCCGCGGATCCGCTCGTCGTGCTCGAGGAGGGAGTGCCGTTCGCCGTGCGGCTCGGCGACGGGCTCTCGACGGGCATCTTCCTCGATCAGCGCAGGAATCGCCGCCTCCTCCGCGCGACCGCCGAGGGCGCTCGTGTGCTGAACCTCTTCTCGTACACGTGCGGGTTCAGCATCGCGGCGGCGCTCGGCGGCGCCAAGGAGACCGTGAGCGTCGATGCGTCCCTCGCCGCGCTCGAGCGGGGGCGCGAAGGTCTCCGTCTCGCGTCCGCCCCACCTGAGGGGCAGCACAAGCTCGTCGGGGACGACGCGTTCTCCTACCTCGAGCGGGCGAAGAAGCGAGGGGAGGTCTTCGACGTGGTCGTGCTCGACCCACCGAGCTACTCGACGTCGAAGAAGCGCCGCTTCGTCGCGGAGCAACACTACGGAGAGCTCGCGGAGAAGGCGCTCTCGGTGCTCGCTCCGGGGGGCAGGCTCTTCGCGTCGACGAACCATCGTGGGATCTCACGGGCCAAGCTCCGGCGCATGCTGTTCGCCGCGGCAGAAGCGGCCGCGCGGCCCGTCGCGCAGATCAAAGACCTCCCGCACGGGAGCGATCACCCGCCCGAGCCCGGGGCCGAGCCCAACATGAAGGCCATGCTCGTCACGCTCGCGCGCCCGGGCGAGGCCGTGAAAACGGCGCCTCCCAAGTCTCCGAAAACAATCGGAAATCGGGCCCGTGGTGGGCGCCCCGAAAAAAAGCGGCGGCCCGTGTAA